One window of the Cryptomeria japonica chromosome 7, Sugi_1.0, whole genome shotgun sequence genome contains the following:
- the LOC131856636 gene encoding SKP1-like protein 1B gives MKVAMISQTLSNMLKDTEDTGSETAPIKLANVSSRIFNLIIEYGKYHVEDQKSDTSEPTADLKERVRELVADDKDTLFQLMIAANFLHIQSLLDLSYQIVAEDIAACKDQQMIRQKYNIENDYSPEEEEEVLKLHNIFE, from the exons ATGAAAGTGGCCATGATATCGCAAACCTTAAGTAATATGTTAAAGGATACAGAGGATACAGGTAGTGAGACAGCTCCCATCAAATTGGCAAATGTTTCCAGTAGAATTTTTAATCTTATTATCGAATACGGCAAATACCATGTTGAAGACCAAAAGTCGGATACAAGCGAACCAACTGCGGATTTGAAGGAACGGGTTAGGGAGTTGGTAGCTGATGATAAAGACACTCTCTTCCAGTTGATGATC GCAGCAAATTTCCTTCACATTCAGAGTCTTCTTGATTTATCATACCAGATTGTGGCTGAGGACATTGCAGCATGTAAAGACCAACAAATGATTCGCCAAAAATATAACATAGAAAATGACTATAGTCCTGAAGAGGAGGAAGAGGTTTTAAAGCTGCATAATATATTTGAATGA